Below is a window of Camelina sativa cultivar DH55 chromosome 11, Cs, whole genome shotgun sequence DNA.
ttttgttttgggggGTTACCATTTTGCTCAAGTCCGCCAAAAAAGCGAAGAGAGGGTTTTTGCGGTACAACTCTCCTCCCAACAAATTTGGgcgttttctttttcttttttttgggtttcttccAATTCGATTCTTAAAAAATCTCGCCATGGTTGAAGAAGCAGCTTCAGCATCGGAAGCTTCGGTGACGGAGGTTGTACAAACAACCCTAACCGAGCCTGCGATCCAACAAACCCTAGAACCTAATCAAGCCTCAATCGAAGCCACTCTTGAATCTTCTGTTCAGGGAGGCGGCACTGACTCTAcctgtaacaacaacaacaacaacgccGCCGATAGTGCTGCTACTGATGTTTGCGATGAGGAGCGTGAGAAGACGCTTGAGTTCGCCGACGAATTGACGGAGCAAGCCTCTGCGTTTTTGAAAGACCAAGATTTCGGAGAAGCCGTCGATTGCTTCAGCCGCGCCCTCGAGATCAGGTATCGTTTTTTGCATTTTCACGAAAACTCAATcgagggtttagggtttcataTGTTTCCGATTCGCATCTgggatttaggttttttttaagTGAGATTTCAATTTTAGACTTGAGTTTTCTGAAATTTGTTCTTCtaggatttaggatttaatGAAACTTTGTTGCGTTTGTTTTAGGGTTGCACACTATGGTGAACTTGATCCTGAGTGTATAAACGCATACTATCGATATGGATCAGCTCTTCTGGAAAAGGCTCAAGCTGAAGCTGATCCACTTGGTAACATGCCTAAGAAAGAAGGTGAACCTCAGCAAGAGTCCAGCAATAAAGATGATTCTGTGAAGAACACCACTGCGAATGGTGAAGCTTTGGCTGCTGCATCTGTTGTTTCAACTGACCCAGAGAGACAAGGGAGTTCAAGTGGGCAAGAAGGTAATGGAAAATTTTGGGAATTGTCCTCGTTTAACCTTATGGGGTGTGGATGCTActgcttctttgtttcttagTGTTCCATTTAATcgtattttcttgtttctttcaaaAACCTGTATGCAAAATAATTGTGGATGTGGAAGTTTCTGACCTTTGCTCCCCCTCATGCATAGGTTCTGGTGGTAAAGACCAAGTAGAGGATGGTGAAGATTGTCAAGATGATGACCTATCTGATGCagatggtgatgaagatgactcTGATTTGGATATGGCCTGGAAAATGCTGGATATTGCAAGGGCTATTACTGACAAACAGTCTACTGATACAATGTTAAAAGTGGATATACTCTGTGCGCTTGCTGAAATTTCATTGGAGAGAGGTATACCGTATATA
It encodes the following:
- the LOC104721080 gene encoding protein HGV2 translates to MVEEAASASEASVTEVVQTTLTEPAIQQTLEPNQASIEATLESSVQGGGTDSTCNNNNNNAADSAATDVCDEEREKTLEFADELTEQASAFLKDQDFGEAVDCFSRALEIRVAHYGELDPECINAYYRYGSALLEKAQAEADPLGNMPKKEGEPQQESSNKDDSVKNTTANGEALAAASVVSTDPERQGSSSGQEGSGGKDQVEDGEDCQDDDLSDADGDEDDSDLDMAWKMLDIARAITDKQSTDTMLKVDILCALAEISLEREDIESSLSDYKKALSIVERLVEPDSRHTAELNFRICICLETGCQPKEAMPYCQKAILICKARMERLSNEIKAASGSATSSTVSEIDEGIQQSSNVPYIDKSASDKDKEAEIEVMAGLAEELEKKLEDLKQQAENPKQVLAELMGMSSAKANASEKAVPATAEMSSSRMGTANTNFGKDLESPTVSTAHTGAAAAGVGASSGVTHLGVVGRGVKRVLMNATSIESSASKRPATEPSDKADGNSS